A genomic segment from Aspergillus puulaauensis MK2 DNA, chromosome 1, nearly complete sequence encodes:
- a CDS encoding uncharacterized protein (COG:S;~EggNog:ENOG410PKJ9;~InterPro:IPR036890) encodes MAEITRDRAREIISEINSQSGGFLGDNPREKALGDVLGAHVLGAAAKARTSDTRFFYELIQNADDCSYDWANSQKETPSLRFDFEPGRILVQSNEDGFEESHVRALCSAGKRTKTEQIGEKGIGFKSLFHVAWKVQIQSGPFCFSLQHREGQNGLGMISPINEEHELLPGPVRTQITLFLIDSEQYQTLGDKFLDFPTTMTAFLRKVTTVTVGHRGTRSTFSRVSTIDKLSVKLEQGSETLRSEEFFLFKKEVPILPVRESRRLADSAEMTLAFPLSSRLPPAVPFVNAYLPLAEAGKGLKFLMQSDFVVQDNREDLADSRWNDYLLGELPQVFYAALRTLSSMQQFEYSWPQFLPADELKHPQWARFHESVKKDLKHLRIFKTVKTTLKTLEEVRFLLPEHCDSKGDPLFSDSEDNTYLSTQYSEYYEVLKAFGLLPISSHQLLHRLRLHLAGIPFGKAISGQHFGDNWYIRVASLVISWIDSPLDSFAKEVEALRLVPVYQKSLFEPTKTLELLKSPKKTDIYFPHDTCRNLIPDSILDTVSVSNAANGIQKQLFTRLGVKCARQSFVIQRIYALNESFFGPGVSQSVQNLRYMFFATSDGSVIDTERIFLYDDAGKALVKPSSHNPTDIYFKTADLYDMSGIHRLIQLYNTTAHRLPSLRVCFLHPNYTTDFQSDTAWTSWLEQTCSIRRAPRLETSDLPGQPSDILRHIVECVPENLIGVLIMHWDTYEKELANASPATISYIKASVVPTECGKMPLEKSFLGRPGMTEMWSDAYLKDKFPFLSIPPTLPKDNRASWKFLSRFGVTTTLTAEYLLESLSRLSQVSPREHAKSGFFKLYDILADDLFPELWDRVSRLDLVYIPKPGGHDKLVRITDCIWDGPKWSTNDYFQCGEYIHIPDEDTWCAPDECVWSASPFKKWQYGIRHIYSGLETLFLYRLGIYSPYLLDYIDEITSAASGDKTTGQISVLIQELSGFNPTAKDLERLQLVKFLPVRHGDTGITYISVDEPFLIADDERFEIDSQVPVLDMTPLEICRSRAFIAAMGLESRYVSRQITELTFPVDDAEESADLTHTLREKAGFLYRCTIHYGSPKERAEQLFSEATVYTATGFRRHFSLDDNLSAEVRHEGRVHVSLPYRWLRIYVPRDPKQRAICYAAELPRALVRLLEICDRAACDAFATVLREPVDILDNILTEKGVIQLSTTQPKHEGLALPFRFGEEVGFGKQLANSASSSGCVKLTRKYSPIRLNATRGYLEKQDSPSLHLTTLTRKYSTAADAENLDTTSLKFGCLLLNENRDGAAIDVAMDLAAQSFEPSWMGLLLGRSEINDHITIPHSAFEVAVRNEVCGHDITKRILEYVRFSGQAFVITDTLLEAAAKNEGCGLQIMPILLEYAKDHNSDVTIITEAVLKAAVEDTESGDSLVSLLEQQNTNVAITEDVVIAAAENEYHGYQMMEQLLKYDSHIPVSPAVLAAAAGNMQQALDITKLLLKHIGDSTPITEGVIISAIHNYIDGSDMLNLFRQHQGDCLNVTENILIAAIESDDCHEILKLLDLYQDPPITTAVIEAGARNGDCEEEVLDCILALKGSDIQVTEEAMLGAIYDSKKVELLVKYQGRLTEGVLISAASDVDRPLTRAMLDLVLAHSVRITESVLVAAAGNPGHGITVVPLLLECDKEIRISETIIHAAVTNPGSYADGVLQVLWDRQPDVYITEETIIAAASTDTSSVLRLLELINKSPPISPVHIGEHLLKALSGNRTCGAKALRLLLNDQTRKKEPIPVTKQALINAAGNSGCGFEVMLLFLNHGIRLFENQMAEEVLISAAGNSLWGLEILALLVDRNYSFGHSIKAINAAEENIWAGEEFLAFLARYMRPDDCAGGCYPSDEGSTFSGDTEVEGPDVPENTDSSEDGSEEVYETADDE; translated from the exons ATGGCAGAAATAACTCGAGACCGCGCTCGAGAGATTATCTCCGAAATTAATTCTCAATCCGGTGGCTTTTTGGGTGATAATCCGCGAGAAAAGGCACTCGGCGATGTCCTAGGCGCCCATGTGCTGGGGGCAGCAGCCAAAGCGCGCACCAGCGACACACGGTTTTTTTACGAACTTATCCAAAATGCTGACGACTGCTCATATGACTGGGCAAATTCCCAAAAGGAAACTCCTTCCCTGAGGTTTGATTTCGAACCGGGTCGCATTCTCGTCCAATCTAACGAGGATGGGTTCGAAGAAAGCCATGTGCGAGCGTTATGCAGCGCAGGAAAGAGGACTAAGACAGAGCAGATCGGTGAGAAAGGCATCGGTTTCAAGTCGTTGTTCCACGTTGCCTGGAAAGTCCAGATCCAGTCTGGTCCTTTTTGTTTCTCGCTGCAGCACCGAGAGGGACAGAATGGCCTGGGGATGATATCCCCCATCAACGAGGAACACGAGTTGCTTCCTGGTCCTGTACGGACACAGATCACTCTCTTTCTTATTGACTCAGAGCAGTATCAGACCCTCGGTGACAAGTTTCTGGACTTCCCAACCACCATGACTGCATTTTTGCGTAAAGTCACAACGGTGACTGTCGGGCACCGGGGTACACGGTCCACGTTTTCAAGGGTATCTACAATCGACAAGCTTTCTGTCAAGTTGGAGCAAGGGTCCGAAACGTTGAGAAGTGAAGAATTTTTTCTCTTCAAAAAGGAAGTTCCTATTCTACCAGTCCGAGAAAGTCGTCGCTTGGCTGATTCGGCCGAAATGACACTGGCATTCCCACTCTCTAGCAGGTTACCACCTGCAGTCCCTTTCGTGAATGCatatcttcctcttgctgaagCTGGAAAAGGGTTAAAATTTCTTATGCAATCCGACTTTGTTGTGCAGGATAACAGAGAGGACCTGGCGGATTCCCGTTGGAACGACTACCTACTGGGCGAACTTCCTCAAGTGTTTTATGCTGCACTTAGAACATTGTCTTCCATGCAGCAATTTGAATATTCATGGCCTCAATTCCTTCCTGCTGACGAGCTCAAACACCCTCAGTGGGCTCGGTTCCACGAGAGCGTCAAGAAAGACTTGAAACATCTGCGTATCTTCAAGACTGTGAAAACCACACTGAAGACTTTAGAAGAAGTTCGATTCTTGCTGCCAGAACACTGCGACTCCAAAGGAGATCCTTTGTTCAGCGACTCAGAAGATAACACTTACCTCTCTACTCAGTACAGCGAATACTATGAGGTCCTCAAGGCATTCGGCCTTTTACCTATTTCATCGCATCAGTTACTTCACCGATTGCGCCTCCATCTCGCTGGCATACCGTTTGGCAAGGCAATATCTGGACAGCACTTTGGCGATAACTGGTACATTAGAGTGGCTTCCCTTGTAATCTCATGGATAGACTCTCCTCTCGACAGTTTCGCAAAAGAGGTGGAAGCACTTCGCCTTGTTCCCGTATATCAGAAATCACTTTTCGAACCTACGAAGACGCTGGAACTATTGAAAAGCCCAAAGAAAACTGACATCTACTTTCCTCACGACACTTGTAGGAACTTGATTCCAGATTCAATTCTCGACACGGTGTCGGTGTCCAATGCAGCGAACGGTATACAGAAACAGCTGTTCACACGACTAGGCGTCAAGTGTGCAAGGCAGTCCTTTGTTATCCAGCGCATCTATGCATTGAACGAGAGTTTCTTCGGTCCTGGGGTTTCCCAGTCTGTACAAAATCTTCGATACATGTTTTTCGCCACTTCTGACGGGAGCGTAATCGACACTGAACGCATCTTCCTCTACGATGACGCTGGGAAGGCCCTGGTGAAGCCGTCGTCGCATAATCCCACCGACATATACTTCAAAACCGCTGATCTATACGACATGAGCGGAATCCATCGCCTAATCCAGCTGTACAACACGACAGCCCATCGGCTTCCGTCTCTCCGAGTTTGCTTCCTACACCCTAATTATACCACTGATTTCCAATCTGATACCGCGTGGACAAGCTGGCTCGAGCAGACATGTTCAATCCGAAGGGCCCCAAGGCTAGAAACATCCGATTTACCAGGCCAGCCTTCTGATATACTTCGCCATATTGTGGAATGTGTCCCTGAGAACTTAATCGGCGTCTTGATCATGCATTGGGATACGTACGAGAAGGAGTTAGCCAACGCATCCCCGGCCACCATATCATACATAAAGGCCTCCGTTGTTCCTACTGAGTGTGGCAAGATGCCTCTCGAGAAGTCCTTCTTGGGACGGCCAGGTATGACGGAGATGTGGTCCGACGCCTATTTGAAGGACAAGTTCCCGTTTCTTTCAATTCCGCCCACGTTGCCAAAAGATAACAGAGCCAGCTGGAAGTTCCTCTCTCGATTCGGAGTTACCACAACTTTGACGGCCGAGTATCTGTTAGAAAGTCTGTCCAGGTTGTCCCAAGTATCTCCTAGAGAACATGCTAAGAGTGGCTTCTTCAAATTATATGACATACTGGCCGACGATCTGTTTCCGGAATTATG GGATCGTGTATCACGCCTCGACCTGGTCTACATTCCCAAGCCGGGTGGTCACGATAAACTTGTTAGGATTACGGATTGTATTTGGGATGGACCGAAATGGTCCACGAA TGACTACTTCCAGTGCGGCGAGTATATCCACATCCCAGACGAAGATACGTGGTGTGCACCAGACGAATGCGTGTGGAGCGCCTCCCCGTTCAAAAAATGGCAATATGGAATACGCCATATCTATTCAGGTTTAGAGACGCTGTTTTTGTATAGGCTGGGTATATATTCGCCCTATTTACTGGATTACATTGATGAGATCACGTCGGCAGCGAGTGGGGATAAAACCACTGGCCAGATCTCCGTGCTTATCCAAGAGCTTAGCGGTTTTAATCCCACAGCCAAAGACCTTGAGCGTCTGCAGCTCGTCAAATTCTTGCCTGTTAGGCACGGCGATACGGGTATTACTTACATCTCTGTTGATGAACCGTTCCTAATTGCCGATGATGAGCGCTTCGAAATCGATTCTCAAGTCCCAGTGCTTGATATGACACCGCTGGAGATTTGTCGTTCACGAGCATTCATTGCAGCGATGGGGCTTGAAAGTCGGTATGTGTCCCGACAGATCACAGAGTTGACGTTCCCCGTGGACGACGCGGAGGAATCCGCAGATCTCACGCATACGTTGCGGGAGAAGGCCGGATTCTTATACCG TTGCACAATACACTACGGTAGCCCTAAGGAGAGAGCGGAGCAGCTTTTCTCTGAGGCCACCGTGTATACCGCGACGGGCTTTCGGCGACACTTCAGCCTTGACGATAATCTATCCGCAGAAGTGAGACATGAGGGCCGAGTTCATGTCAGTCTACCTTACCGCTGGCTCCGAATATACGTTCCAAGAGATCCCAAGCAGCGAGCCATCTGTTATGCAGCAGAGTTACCTCGAGCATTAGTACGCCTTCTCGAGATATGTGACAGAGCGGCATGCGATGCCTTTGCTACGGTTCTCCGTGAGCCTGTTGATATCCTGGATAACATTCTCACGGAGAAGGGCGTGATCCAACTGTCTACGACGCAGCCAAAACATGAAGGACTAGCACTACCATTTCGTTTCGGAGAAGAGGTAGGATTCGGGAAACAGCTCGCAAATTCTGCCTCCAGCTCAGGCTGTGTGAAGTTGACTCGGAAATATAGCCCAATAAGGCTAAATGCGACTAGGGGGTACCTCGAAAAACAGGACAGCC CGTCGTTACATCTGACGACCCTGACGCGGAAGTATAGCACCGCTGCAGATGCTGAAAACCTAGACACTACGAGCCTCAAGTTTGGATGTCTGCTTTTAAACGAGAATCGAGACGGTGCAGCCATTGACGTCGCGATGGATCTGGCAGCGCAGAGCTTCGAGCCAAGTTGGATGGGCCTCTTACTTGGTCGTTCCGAGATCAATGACCACATCACAATACCACACTCCGCTTTTGAGGTTGCTGTACGAAATGAAGTGTGTGGGCACGATATCACAAAGCGCATACTTGAGTACGTCCGTTTCTCAGGACAAGCCTTTGTTATCACAGACACACTGCTGGAAGCGGCAGCAAAGAACGAAGGATGTGGTCTACAAATAATGCCTATTCTACTTGAATATGCCAAAGACCACAACAGCGATGTGACAATAATCACAGAAGCTGTGTTGAAAGCCGCAGTCGAGGACACTGAATCTGGCGATTCTCTGGTTTCCCTCCTTGAGCAGCAAAATACCAATGTCGCTATTACGGAAGACGTTGTCATCGCAGCCGCAGAGAACGAATACCACGGGTACCAAATGATGGAGCAACTGTTGAAATATGATAGCCATATCCCAGTTTCGCCAGCTGTTCTTGCAGCGGCTGCAGGAAATATGCAACAAGCTCTAGACATCACAAAGCTTCTACTCAAGCATATTGGGGACAGCACTCCAATCACAGAGGGTGTCATTATATCAGCCATCCATAATTATATAGACGGTTCAGATATGTTGAATCTTTTCAGGCAGCACCAGGGTGATTGCCTCAACGTCACAGAAAACATCTTAATCGCAGCAATAGAAAGCGATGACTGCCATGAGATTCTGAAGCTCCTTGACTTATACCAAGACCCTCCGATTACCACCGCGGTCATTGAAGCGGGAGCAAGAAACGGGgactgcgaagaagaagttctgGATTGCATACTTGCCCTCAAAGGCTCAGATATCCAGGTCACCGAAGAAGCTATGCTCGGTGCTATTTATGACTCGAAAAAGGTTGAACTTCTAGTCAAATACCAGGGTCGCCTGACTGAAGGTGTCCTAATATCGGCAGCAAGTGACGTCGACAGGCCTCTGACCCGGGCCATGCTTGATCTCGTCCTTGCTCATAGCGTCCGCATTACAGAATCAGTCCTGGTAGCCGCTGCTGGAAACCCAGGACATGGTATAACTGTGGTTCCATTGCTGCTTGAGTGTGACAAGGAGATCCGCATCTCCGAAACTATCATTCATGCAGCTGTCACAAATCCTGGCTCATATGCAGATGGCGTTTTACAGGTACTCTGGGACCGGCAGCCTGATGTTTATATCACCGAGGAAACTATTATAGCTGCTGCATCGACGGATACTTCTTCGGTTCTGAGGCTGCTTGAGTTGATCAATAAGTCTCCTCCTATATCTCCGGTCCATATTGGAGAGCATCTCCTGAAAGCTCTATCAGGAAATAGGACATGCGGAGCGAAAGCCCTGCGTCTTCTACTCAATGATCAAACTAGAAAGAAAGAGCCCATCCCAGTTACTAAACAGGCGCTCATTAACGCAGCTGGAAACAGCGGCTGCGGCTTCGAAGTCATGTTGCTATTCCTGAATCATGGAATACGGCTTTTTGAAAACCAGATGGCAGAGGAAGTCTTGATATCAGCAGCTGGTAATTCATTATGGGGACTCGAGATCCTGGCCCTTCTTGTTGATCGGAACTATTCTTTCGGGCACTCAATAAAGGCCATCAATGCGGCCGAGGAGAACATCTGGGCTGGCGAGGAGTTTCTGGCGTTTCTGGCGAGATATATGCGTCCGGATGATTGTGCTGGTGGCTGCTATCCTTCCGATGAGGGCTCAACGTTCTCTGGGGATACTGAGGTAGAGGGCCCGGACGTCCCAGAGAATACGGATAGCTCGGAAGACGGGTCTGAGGAAGTGTATGAGACTGCGGATGATGAATAA
- a CDS encoding uncharacterized protein (COG:S;~EggNog:ENOG410Q1KZ;~InterPro:IPR001452,IPR036028;~TransMembrane:1 (o362-383i);~go_function: GO:0005515 - protein binding [Evidence IEA]), whose protein sequence is MASAGGSYWGAQGSQSQGSSQGSAQSVNGMYQAGNSANAGTAGAAGTAGTAGTGGSAGTAGAGAGTDAGTSGTNGATEGSAGTGGTAGTSGTGTGTSGSGSQYAGSTSQSNGQAGTGQQASTNQVSGSQAQGTAQGTGQGSGQGSGQSSSGAYYGTGSTGSTQSQTNGQSQWSGQGQTSQGQTVQGQQESQANTQPAAQNSNWNANSNSNALNSGSQSSSQSGYDDGMWHGNEQSTSGQNQKSQTNKDTNALNQGSTESKDSTDSTDSKDSTNSANSANSADSKDSTDSTDSKASTDSTKPEKDQMNDGKWHPELWSESATDTSSTTKSTNSPSSTHSDLPSTESPALPSSGSHRLSPGAEAGIAVGVMSLVLLLLGLIFYRLHRKKRALQMAVRSERNLPPLEKQNHMYNLASNLYTKSSLTLVGMSDTFKGRGNNSDGSLEHQHQHKHPSHNYNTNRLSIHDGPAAANESTSTFNSAITQLPPPVLLTGQTHPALRRPTWKARSQHALSPFTATASYAVNKVKALRQKELSPAQRRSLQAHEYGFSEEFLHIPPPPEPTRRLPRVLSKVQENGSLTVRAVTQKLNRSQTSLARSQQPQVDYQAHVQEHPQAHMQPPPPAQVQEYSHCQCGAQIPVQPQTQTQYQAYIQPQAPAPVQPQAQPQAQPQPAPQPQPQPQRQTEKANNGLSSWGTMNSLNSVSESSEEHREGDTSFPSPCEMIGEELFKVRSVSSGTVAMNNPAANISVDALAGRISGENEQPERSKSSKSAKSAKSTQSQSQSQQPQHARSPPQSKPPSPSLPTQPSLAEQPAQAEVPSIKPWSVHVYRVDMPFAARSTGHLEVSEGMMVRLDQAFDDGWALCTVAQTDQRGLIPRACLSTWPLKERRNYATSVNDPHIRNASSASLPISPVDSIAAQSFRFYRQASSRPGTPKEGVISPTSSTRSGSGSGSGS, encoded by the exons aTGGCATCTGCTGGCGGGTCTTATTGGGGAGCCCAGGGCTCCCAATCCCAAGGTTCATCCCAGGGATCTGCACAATCTGTCAATGGGATGTATCAAGCTGGCAATTCGGCTAATGCTGGGactgctggagctgctggaacAGCTGGTACTGCGGGTACTGGTGGTAGTGCTGGcactgctggcgctggcgctggtaCTGATGCCGGGACCAGCGGAACCAATGGTGCCACTGAAGGCAGTGCAGGCACCGGAGGCACCGCAGGTACTtcaggcacaggcacaggcactTCAGGCAGCGGATCACAGTACGCTGGATCTACTAGCCAGTCTAACGGACAGGCTGGCACAGGACAGCAAGCCAGTACCAACCAGGTCTCGGGGTCCCAAGCCCAAGGTACAGCACAAGGCACAGGACAAGGCTCCGGACAAGGCTCCGGACAATCGTCCAGCGGAGCGTACTATGGTACTGGCTCAACAGGTAGTACACAGAGCCAAACCAATGGACAAAGCCAGTGGAGCGGCCAGGGACAAACCAGTCAAGGACAGACCGTTCAAGGACAACAAGAGAGCCAGGCGAACACGCAGCCCGCTGCACAGAATAGTAACTGGAACGCCAACTCAAACTCAAATGCACTCAACTCCGGCTCTCAGAGTTCATCACAGTCTGGATACGACGATGGGATGTGGCATGGCAACGAGCAATCAACATCCGGTCAGAACCAGAAGTCGCAAACAAACAAGGACACAAATGCACTCAACCAAGGGTCAACAGAGTCAAAAGACTCGACAGACTCGACAGACTCGAAAGACTCGACGAACTCAGCAAACTCAGCAAACTCAGCAGACTCCAAAGACTCGACAGACTCAACAGACTCGAAAGCCTCAACAGACTCGACCAAGCCTGAAAAAGACCAAATGAACGACGGAAAATGGCATCCCGAGCTCTGGTCTGAGTCCGCTACAGACACAAGTTCCACCACGAAGTCCACCAACTCGCCGTCATCCACGCACTCTGATCTGCCCTCCACTGAATCACCCGCCTTGCCATCCTCCGGCTCCCACAGGCTCTCGCCCGGTGCCGAAGCCGGGATAGCTGTTGGTGTCATGAGCCTggtcctgctcctgctgggCCTGATCTTCTACCGTCTGCACCGCAAGAAGCGAGCCCTGCAGATGGCCGTCCGCAGCGAGAGAAACCTCCCACCCCTCGAGAAGCAAAACCACATGTACAACCTCGCCTCAAACCTCTACACGAAAAGCAGCTTGACTCTAGTCGGAATGTCGGACACCTTCAAGGGCCGCGGCAACAACAGCGACGGCTCCCTcgagcatcagcatcagcataAACACCCCAGCCACAACTACAACACGAACAGACTGTCCATCCACGACGGTCCTGCGGCCGCCAACGAAAGCACCAGCACCTTCAACTCTGCCATAACGCAACTGCCTCCTCCTGTGCTGCTCACGGGCCAGACGCATCCCGCACTGCGGAGGCCGACATGGAAAGCCCGCAGCCAGCACGCCCTATCCCCCTTCACTGCGACTGCGAGCTACGCCGTCAACAAGGTCAAGGCCCTGCGCCAGAAAGAGCTCTCTCCTGCCCAGAGACGCAGCCTGCAGGCGCACGAGTACGGCTTCTCGGAGGAATTCCTGCACATCCCGCCACCACCGGAGCCTACGCGTCGTCTACCAAGAGTTCTGTCCAAGGTGCAAGAAAACGGATCCCTGACCGTGCGTGCTGTGACGCAGAAGCTCAACCGCTCTCAGACATCGCTTGCTCgatcccagcagccgcaaGTTGATTACCAGGCCCATGTCCAGGAGCACCCGCAGGCACACATGCAGCCCCCGCCGCCTGCTCAGGTCCAGGAGTACAGTCACTGCCAGTGTGGTGCCCAAATCCCGGTGCagccacagacacagacgCAGTACCAGGCCTATATTCAACCCCAGgctccagccccagtccAACCTCAAGCCCAACCCCAAGCTCAACCTCAGCCAGCGCCTCAAcctcagccccagccccaacgTCAAACTGAAAAGGCCAACAATGGACTCTCATCCTGGGGCACGATGAACAGCCTCAACAGCGTCTCCGAATCGAGCGAAGAGCACCGGGAAGGGGATACTAGCTTCCCGTCTCCCTGCGAGATGATCGGTGAAGAGCTTTTCAAGGTTCGCAGTGTATCGTCTGGCACGGTGGCCATGAACAACCCAGCGGCGAACATCAGCGTCGATGCCCTTGCTGGCCGTATCTCAGGTGAAAATGAGCAGCCTGAGCGATCCAAGTCGTCGAAATCGGCCAAATCAGCCAAATCGACCCAATCCCAGTCCCAATCGCAACAGCCCCAACACGCGCGGTCACCACCGCAATCAAAACCGCCATCACCGTCGCTGCCCACTCAACCCTCTCTGGCCGAACAGCCGGCTCAAGCAGAAGTCCCCTCAATCAAGCCGTGGAGCGTGCACGTGTACCGCGTCGACATGCCCTTTGCGGCGCGCAGCACCGGCCATCTCGAAGTCAGCGAGGGAATGATGGTGCGTCTGGACCAGGCATTCGATGACGGATGG GCCCTCTGCACAGTTGCCCAAACCGACCAGCGCGGGCTCATCCCCCGAGCGTGCCTGTCCACATGGCCTCTCAAAGAGCGCCGCAACTACGCCACCAGCGTGAATGACCCTCACATCCGCAACGCCAGTAGTGCTAGTCTTCCTATTTCCCCCGTCGACTCGATCGCGGCCCAGTCCTTCCGATTCTATCGGCAGGCGTCTTCGCGGCCGGGAACGCCCAAGGAAGGAGTGATTTCTCCTACTTCGTCGACGAggtctggttctggctctggctctggctcatAG
- a CDS encoding FAD-dependent oxidoreductase (COG:E;~EggNog:ENOG410PMZS;~InterPro:IPR023209,IPR006076;~PFAM:PF01266;~go_function: GO:0003884 - D-amino-acid oxidase activity [Evidence IEA];~go_function: GO:0016491 - oxidoreductase activity [Evidence IEA];~go_function: GO:0071949 - FAD binding [Evidence IEA];~go_process: GO:0046416 - D-amino acid metabolic process [Evidence IEA];~go_process: GO:0055114 - oxidation-reduction process [Evidence IEA]), with protein MSEKETIVVIGAGVLGLTTALTIQQSLPPTQNILLIARDFPSTTSINYTSPWAGAHYRPVPGHTPQAIREESQAQYSYTQFHAEAANPASGVSLTDAVEHLENPPAEYLDESVFEIYAHLDGFRKLAPGELPPGVKWGVKYRTFCINSPVYCAYLLRKFILRGGETREYTLANPKEAFYLAGTGTGNVKTVVNCSGMGFGDDKSFIIRGQTCLVRNPCTVTLTRQNSDGTWSFCIPRPLEGGTIIGGTKQPHNWDPNPSPETRERLLRNAAKWFPFTAESGGRFDVIRDIVGRRPAREGGVRIEVEDVDVDSDGLQGRIVHGYGAGGRGYELSWGVARDVAALVGVQKARL; from the exons ATgtcagaaaaagaaacaatcGTCGTGATCGG CGCCGGCGTCCTCGGCCTCACCACCGCACTAACAATCCAACAATCCCTCCCCCCCACTCaaaacatcctcctcatcgcccgCGACTTCCCCTCCACAACATCCATAAACTACACCTCCCCCTGGGCCGGCGCCCACTACCGCCCGGTGCCAGGCCACACCCCCCAAGCCATCCGCGAAGAATCCCAAGCCCAATACAGCTACACCCAATTCCACGCCGAAGCAGCAAACCCCGCCTCAGGCGTCTCCCTCACAGATGCAGTCGAACACCTCGAGAACCCACCGGCTGAATATCTCGACGAGTCTGTGTTCGAGATCTACGCGCATCTCGATGGCTTCCGCAAATTGGCTCCTGGGGAGTTACCGCCCGGCGTGAAGTGGGGTGTCAAGTATCGCACTTTCTGTATTAACTCGCCTGTGTATTGCGCGTATTTACTAAGAAAATTTATCCTGCGCGGTGGAGAGACGAGAGAATATACCCTTGCGAATCCGAAAGAGGCATTCTATCTCgcggggacggggacggggaatGTAAAGACCGTTGTGAATTGTTCCGGGATGGGATTCGGTGATGATAAGTCGTTTATTATCCGGG GCCAAACATGCCTGGTCCGCAATCCATGCACGGTAACACTCACGCGCCAAAACAGCGACGGCACCTGGTCCTTCTGCATTCCGCGCCCGCTCGAAGGCGGAACGATCATCGGGGGCACGAAGCAGCCGCACAACTGGGACCCGAATCCATCGCCCGAAACTAGGGAGAGATTGCTCCGGAACGCGGCGAAGTGGTTCCCCTTTACGGCTGAGAGTGGGGGGCGGTTTGATGTGATTCGGGATATTGTTGGGCGGAGGCCGGCCAGGGAAGGGGGGGTTAggattgaggttgaggatgttgatgttgattcTGATGGACTGCAGGGGAGGATTGTTCATGGGTATGGTGCTGGGGGAAGGGGATATGAGCTTTCTTGGGGGGTTGCGAGGGATGTTGCTGCGCTGGTTGGGGTTCAGAAGGCGAGGTTGTAA
- a CDS encoding rRNA-processing FCF1 family protein (COG:S;~EggNog:ENOG410PKAF;~InterPro:IPR029060,IPR002716,IPR006984;~PFAM:PF04900,PF18477;~go_component: GO:0032040 - small-subunit processome [Evidence IEA]), producing the protein MKRTIKARDERLKPAPEKPKEKKPGDEVTNHVQAAPTNMFFAANTALGPPYRVLVDTNFVSHAIRAKLDLLPAMMDLLYAKCIPTFTDCTIAELEKLGDKYRLALRVAKDPRWERVKCSHKGTYADDCLVDRVSKHRIYVVGTNDKDLCRRLRKIPGVPIMKVARGKFTIEKLPDALD; encoded by the exons ATGAAGCGCACGATCAAAGCCCGCGACGAACGACTCAAGCCAGCGCCCGAAAAgccaaaggagaagaaacccgGCGATGAAGTCACCAACCATGTCCAGGCTGCCCCGACGAACATGTTCTTCGCTGCCAACACTGCCCTCGGCCCTCCGTACCGTGTCCTCGTCGATACCAACTTCGTCTCCCACGCTATTCGGGCGAAGCTTGATTTGCTCCCGGCCATGATGGATCT GTTGTATGCGAAGTGTATCCCGACGTTCACGGACTGCACGATTGCCGAGTTGGAAAAGCTGGGTGATAAATACCGATTAGCCTTGCGGGTAGCCAAGGATCCGAGATGGGAGAGAGTCAAGTGCTCGCACAAGGGCACCTACGCTGATGACTGCCTTGTCGACAGA GTATCGAAACACCGAATCTACGTCGTCGGAACAAACGATAAAGACCTCTGCCGCCGACTCCGCAAGATCCCCGGTGTTCCGATCATGAAGGTCGCGCGCGGAAAATTCACCATCGAGAAACTGCCGGACGCGCTGGATTAA